In Numenius arquata chromosome 3, bNumArq3.hap1.1, whole genome shotgun sequence, one genomic interval encodes:
- the GMPPA gene encoding mannose-1-phosphate guanylyltransferase regulatory subunit alpha isoform X1, which yields MPLKAVILIGGPQKGTRFRPLSFEVPKPLFPVAGVPMVQHHIEACAKVPGMKEILLMGFYQPHEALSRFLVSAQQEFKIPIRYLQEYAALGTGGGIYHFRDQILSGGAEAFFVLNADVCSEFPLQEMLEFRQQHGDAQSFVILGTTANRTQALNYGCIVANTDTQEVQHYVEKPSTFVSEIINCGIYLFTPAIFQHIGEVFQRNQQELVLCPYLGEENSNGWQRAEVIRLEQDVFTALAGSGKLYVYKTDGFWSQIKSAGSAIYASRLYLNQYGKSHPERLAQNKPGGPIIRGNVYIHPTASIDSTAVLGPNVSIGEGVTVGAGVRVRESIVLHGASLHDHTCVLNTIVGWDSTIGRWARVEGTPSDPNPNDPYAKIDSETLFRDGRLTPSITILGCSVTIPAEVVILNSIVLPHKELSRSYKNQIIL from the exons ATGCCGCTGAAGGCGGTGATCCTCATCGGCGGCCCGCAGAAGG GGACCCGGTTCCGGCCGCTGTCCTTCGAGGTGCCCAAGCCGCTCTTCCCCGTGGCCGGGGTGCCCATGGTGCAGCACCACATCGAGGCCTGCGCCAAG gtgccCGGCATGAAGGAGATCCTGCTGATGGGCTTCTACCAGCCCCACGAAGCCCTCAGCCGCTTCCTGGTGTCGGCGCAGCAGGAGTTCAAGATCCCCATCAG GTATCTCCAGGAGTACGCGGCCCTGGGCACGGGTGGTGGCATCTATCACTTCCGAGACCAGATCCTGTCGGGTGGTGCTGAAGCCTTCTTTGTCCTCAACGCAGATGTGTGCTCAGAGTTCCCTTTGCAGGAGATGCTGGAGTTCCGGCAGCAGCACGGGGACGCGCAAAGCTTTGTCATTCTTGGTACCACA GCCAACAGGACACAAGCGCTAAATTACGGCTGTATCGTGGCAAACACAGACACGCAGGAG GTCCAGCACTACGTGGAGAAGCCCAGCACATTTGTCAGTGAGATCATTAACTGTGGCATCTACCTGTTCACACCTGCCATCTTCCAGCACATCGGCGAGGTCTTCCAGAGGAACCAGCAGGAGCTAGTGCT CTGTCCTTACCTTGG AGAGGAGAACTCCAACGGCTGGCAGCGTGCAGAAGTGATCCGGCTAGAGCAGGACGTTTTCACGGCGCTGGCTGGGAGCGGCAAACTCTATGTCTACAAAACTGATGGCTTCTGGAGCCAGATCAAATCAGCTGG ctctgctATCTATGCCAGCCGCCTTTACCTGAACCAGTACGGCAAAAGCCACCCAGAGAGGCTGGCCCAGAACAAACCTGGAGGCCCTATTATCCGAG GGAACGTGTACATCCACCCGACGGCCTCCATTGACAGCACCGCAGTG CTGGGACCCAACGTCTCCATTGGGGAAGGGGTGACGGTGGGAGCTGGTGTGCGTGTGCGTGAGTCCATCGTCCTGCACGGTGCCTCACTCCAC GACCACACCTGTGTCCTCAATACCATCGTGGGCTGGGATAGCACCATTGGGCGCTGGGCCCGGGTTGAAGGAACACCCAGTGACCCCAACCCCAATGATCCCTATGCCAAGATCGACAGTGAAACCCTTTTCCGGGATGGGCGCCTCACGCCCTCCATCACCATCCTGG gctgcagtgtcaCCATCCCTGCTGAGGTTGTTATTCTCAACTCCATTGTCCTTCCTCACAAGGAGCTGAGCCGCAGCTACAAGAACCAGATTATCCTGTGA
- the LOC141463356 gene encoding rac GTPase-activating protein 1-like — translation MLQRRYGRLLARLERALQLLELGGSVEEDYIRIARCFEATRQRCCRLEQDGRRAREQLARVEAERAALEVKLKHARNQVEVEMNKRHRAEAELEKQERKLQLVLEALKWEPWGSGEQRSILSALVGRRFGAALAPGSRSSAVDESCQSLLSQSDISYDRTEDDVDVDVTVVRTLKRKAQERQCVSLAPQIGPVVVAKRHRSSLAPHNTASVPPVSSPVGVTGLAGSLPPAALVPRRRSRQGHRVSTGAVLTTAWTTSEDPGCCALGQERHTKGGSAGKPAPAPFPLPPQGLPSLQHQFASKTVIRPEPCGVCGSRIRFGKAAVKCRQCQLLLHPKCRELCPSPCLPRPRHHAWPREGVLADFAPPTPPLVPALVVQCVTEVETRGLMETGLYRVPGAEQLVREWKRRLLQAGGALPALGSVADIHVVCGVLKDFLRGLKEPLVTFSLHPAFLRAADIPDDAACGTALRHVVSKLPPANRDTLAFLMLHLLRVSHSPDCKMDVLNLSRVFGPTLVGHSSANPTPLVIMEDTPRQCKVVARLLSLPPSFWRGFLGTEQENLVPMPAPAGEHGEAQEPQPPPCPCPVAAGGSWVPTAGLGCDSPAEPFFRPIISLEPKPGQLSPGGTCCLPNTLWSCVGMAARPPKGQALKKVGRYFPPFPPPVEPAAAAPGGHGAGTGGAKPAGPGSRLGAGGAEL, via the exons ATGCTGCAGCGGCGTTACGGGCGGCTCCTGGCCCGGCTGGAGCGggcgctgcagctgctggagctcgGCGGCAGCGTGGAGGAAG ACTACATCCGGATCGCCCGGTGCTTCGAGGCAACGCGCCAGAGATGCTGCCGCCTGGAGCAGGACGGGCGGCGGGCCCGGGAGCAACTGGCCCGTGTGGAGGCCGAGCGGGCAGCACTGGAGGTGAAGCTCAAGCATGCCCGCAACCAGGTGGAGGTGGAGATGAATAAGCGGCACCGGGCGGAGGCTGAGCTGGAGAAGCAG GAGCGCAAACTTCAGCTGGTCTTGGAGGCCTTGAAGTGGGAGCCATGGGGCAGTGGAGAGCAACGCTCCATCCTCAGTGCCCTGGTTGGCCGACGCTTTGGGGCGGCCCTGGCACCAGGCAGCAG GTCATCTGCAGTGGATGAGTCATGTCAGTCTCTCCTATCCCAGTCAGACATCAGCTATGACCGCACCGAGGATGATGTG GATGTTGATGTGACGGTGGTGCGGACCCTGAAGCGCAAAGCCCAGGAGAGGCAG TGTGTGTCCCTGGCCCCTCAGATTGGCCCTGTGGTGGTGGCAAAGCGGCACCGGTCTTCTCTGGCACCCCACAACACC GCgagtgtcccccccgtgtcctcTCCTGTCGGGGTCACAGGCCTTGCCGGCAGCCTCCCGCCTGCTGCTCTGGTGCCACGACGCCGGTCTCGCCAGGGACACCGTGTTTCCACAGGTGCAG tTCTGACCACAGCATGGACCACCAGCGAGGATCCAGgctgctgtgccctggggcaggagaggcacACCAAGGGTGGCTCTGCAGGGAAGCCGGCACCAGCCCCCTTCCCCTTGCCTCCGCAGGGCCTCCCGTCTCTCCAGCACCAGTTCGCCTCCAAAACG GTGATCCGCCCCGAGCCATGCGGCGTCTGTGGCTCCCGCATCCGCTTTGGGAAGGCTGCCGTCAAGTGCCGCCagtgccagctgctgctgcaccccAAGTGCCGGGAGCTGTGTCCCAGCCCCTGCTTACCCCGGCCTCGCCACCACGCCTGGCCCCGTGAG GGTGTGCTGGCTGACTTCGCCCCCCCCACGCCGCCCCTGGTGCCCGCGCTGGTGGTGCAGTGTGTGACTGAGGTGGAGACACGAGGCTTGATGGAG acAGGGCTGTACCGGGTGCCGGGCGCGGAGCAGCTGGTGCGGGAATGGAAGCGGAGGCTGCTGCAGGCTGGAGGTGCGCTGCCGGCCCTTGGCAGCGTGGCTGACATCCATGTGGTGTGTGGGGTGCTCAAGGACTTCCTGCGGGGGCTCAAGGAGCCACTGGTCACCTTCAGCCTCCACCCTGCCTTCCTGCGGGCTGCTG ACATCCCTGATGATGCCGCCTGTGGCACAGCCCTGCGCCACGTGGTGAGCAAGCTGCCACCAGCCAACAGGGACACCCTGGCCTTCCTCATGCTGCACCTGCTCAG GGTGTCACACAGCCCTGACTGCAAGATGGATGTCCTCAACCTGTCCCGCGTGTTTGGTCCCACACTGGTGGGACACAGCTCGGCCAACCCCACACCACTCGTCATCATGGAGGACACACCGCGGCAGTGCAAG gtGGTGGCTCGGCTCCTCTCGCTGCCGCCCAGCTTCTGGAGAGGCTTCCTGGGGACGGAGCAGGAGAACCTGGTGCCGATGCCAGCCCCGGCGGGTGAGCACGGTGAGGCACAggagccccagccccctccctgcccttgccctgtggctgctggagggtcctgggtgcccacagctgggCTGGGGTGCGACAGTCCCGCAGAGCCCTTCTTCCGCCCCATCATCTCCCTGGAGCCCAAGCCGGGCCAGCTGAGCCCAGGTGGTACCTGCTGCCTCCCCAACACCCTGTGGAGCTGCGTGGGCATGGCAGCCCGGCCCCC GAAGGGGCAGGCTCTGAAGAAGGTGGGCCGAtacttccctcctttccctcctccggtggagcctgcagcagcagctcccgggGGGCACGGAGCTGGCACCGGAGGAGCGAAGCCTGCGGGACCAGGCAGCCGGCTGGGGGCTGGTGGTGCCGAGCTATAA
- the GMPPA gene encoding mannose-1-phosphate guanylyltransferase regulatory subunit alpha isoform X2 → MPLKAVILIGGPQKGTRFRPLSFEVPKPLFPVAGVPMVQHHIEACAKVPGMKEILLMGFYQPHEALSRFLVSAQQEFKIPIRYLQEYAALGTGGGIYHFRDQILSGGAEAFFVLNADVCSEFPLQEMLEFRQQHGDAQSFVILGTTANRTQALNYGCIVANTDTQEVQHYVEKPSTFVSEIINCGIYLFTPAIFQHIGEVFQRNQQELVLEENSNGWQRAEVIRLEQDVFTALAGSGKLYVYKTDGFWSQIKSAGSAIYASRLYLNQYGKSHPERLAQNKPGGPIIRGNVYIHPTASIDSTAVLGPNVSIGEGVTVGAGVRVRESIVLHGASLHDHTCVLNTIVGWDSTIGRWARVEGTPSDPNPNDPYAKIDSETLFRDGRLTPSITILGCSVTIPAEVVILNSIVLPHKELSRSYKNQIIL, encoded by the exons ATGCCGCTGAAGGCGGTGATCCTCATCGGCGGCCCGCAGAAGG GGACCCGGTTCCGGCCGCTGTCCTTCGAGGTGCCCAAGCCGCTCTTCCCCGTGGCCGGGGTGCCCATGGTGCAGCACCACATCGAGGCCTGCGCCAAG gtgccCGGCATGAAGGAGATCCTGCTGATGGGCTTCTACCAGCCCCACGAAGCCCTCAGCCGCTTCCTGGTGTCGGCGCAGCAGGAGTTCAAGATCCCCATCAG GTATCTCCAGGAGTACGCGGCCCTGGGCACGGGTGGTGGCATCTATCACTTCCGAGACCAGATCCTGTCGGGTGGTGCTGAAGCCTTCTTTGTCCTCAACGCAGATGTGTGCTCAGAGTTCCCTTTGCAGGAGATGCTGGAGTTCCGGCAGCAGCACGGGGACGCGCAAAGCTTTGTCATTCTTGGTACCACA GCCAACAGGACACAAGCGCTAAATTACGGCTGTATCGTGGCAAACACAGACACGCAGGAG GTCCAGCACTACGTGGAGAAGCCCAGCACATTTGTCAGTGAGATCATTAACTGTGGCATCTACCTGTTCACACCTGCCATCTTCCAGCACATCGGCGAGGTCTTCCAGAGGAACCAGCAGGAGCTAGTGCT AGAGGAGAACTCCAACGGCTGGCAGCGTGCAGAAGTGATCCGGCTAGAGCAGGACGTTTTCACGGCGCTGGCTGGGAGCGGCAAACTCTATGTCTACAAAACTGATGGCTTCTGGAGCCAGATCAAATCAGCTGG ctctgctATCTATGCCAGCCGCCTTTACCTGAACCAGTACGGCAAAAGCCACCCAGAGAGGCTGGCCCAGAACAAACCTGGAGGCCCTATTATCCGAG GGAACGTGTACATCCACCCGACGGCCTCCATTGACAGCACCGCAGTG CTGGGACCCAACGTCTCCATTGGGGAAGGGGTGACGGTGGGAGCTGGTGTGCGTGTGCGTGAGTCCATCGTCCTGCACGGTGCCTCACTCCAC GACCACACCTGTGTCCTCAATACCATCGTGGGCTGGGATAGCACCATTGGGCGCTGGGCCCGGGTTGAAGGAACACCCAGTGACCCCAACCCCAATGATCCCTATGCCAAGATCGACAGTGAAACCCTTTTCCGGGATGGGCGCCTCACGCCCTCCATCACCATCCTGG gctgcagtgtcaCCATCCCTGCTGAGGTTGTTATTCTCAACTCCATTGTCCTTCCTCACAAGGAGCTGAGCCGCAGCTACAAGAACCAGATTATCCTGTGA